The following nucleotide sequence is from Acinetobacter equi.
TGTATTTATTTAATAGATAGTGAATGGCTAAATCTAAACCATCGCTGACAATTGTAATAGGAATAGAAAAATCAGAACAAAACGATAATAGTTCTATAAAACTGAGATCAAGTTCCATCTGATCTAAACAATTATAAAACTCACTTTTTGACATATCTAAAAGTTCAATCTGATTTTGCATACAATGCTGAGAACCAATAAGACCATTTTCCCATTGATTCTCTATTTCTTCCCAGCCTTCTTTTGCATAATGATTAAGTAATAAATCCGTAGTATCATTTAAACTTATTGTGCCATCAAAATCACATAAAATATGAATAGAGTGTGATAAAAATATATTTTGGTCATAATTAAGCATAAATACTCACGAAAATTTAATATTGAACTTACATAAATGAACGTGTGCATTCTATAAAGAAAATATAATAATAGTGTAAAGTTATTTTAATTTTTACAAAAATATCACATTGTATAGCTTTGTTAATTTATATATCTTTTTATTAAAATATAAATTTATAATTACAGTAAAATAAGCATCAATTTTTTAATATAAGAAATTGTTTGTTTATATTTTTAAATTATTTTTTTTGGTTTATTATTTTTAATAAAATATATGCCATTGAAGTGTTAACTGGATTTAAATGGATTTTCTGTGAAAGATATAATAAAAGATAAAATAGTATATTTGAAAATTAATATATTTTCTTTTGTCTTGGTATCATTAATTTATTCAATATCGTATGCAAAGGATAATCCAAGTTTATCAGTTGGAGGAATGCTTGATTTAAATATTTCTCCATATCAATTTGTTGAAAAAAAATATAATTTTGGTTTCAAGCCTGTTGTTTTTTATGATGATGATACATTTTATTCTGAAGGTGATGAGGTTGGTGTTTATTTGTACCAAGATGATCAAAATGAGTTCAGAATTAATGCATATTATGATGGATTAGAGTTTGTACCTACTGATGAATATCAAAATTTAAATAAAAGAAAGTGGTCAATTCTAGCAGGTGCAAGCTATATGAGAATTACATCTTATGGTGGATTTAAGCTTCAGATCGCAAAGGATATATTATCTAGACATAATGGAATGGTTTTAACAACATCATATTTAGCAGAAATTAAAAGTAATTTATGGACTTTTTATCCTGAGTTTGGCTTAAAGAGAAATGATCAAAAATATAATGAATACTATTATGGTATTTATGGGGGAGGTGAAAATAATGTTGGAAATTATAATCCAGAGTCTTCTGTTAATCCATATATGTCATTAAATGGTATTTATTTTGTTAATAATAAGTGGAATATTATTTTTGGTTTTGAGTTTAATTATTTAACAAATCAGTTGTTTGAAAGTCCTATTGTGAATAAAAGGTTGGAGTATGACTTTTCTTTAGGGGCTTTATATAGTTTTTAAACAATATTATATTTAATTTAATAAAGTGGGTTATTTATAAGTTTAAATAAATGTTTTTAGATATTTGTTTAAATATATTTGGATAGCTTTAATTTAATTTAGGATGTGATTTTATGTCGATTAATGAAAAACAGCTTTTAGAAGATGAGGCTAGATATTGTTCATATGGTGATACAGTTCATTATGTGAATCCACCAAAAATATTTACAAATTGTCAGGGTAGCTATGTTTATGATGATGCTGGAATAGAATATTTAGATTTACAGATGTGGTATTCCGCTGTCAATTTTGGATATAAAAATCCTCGTTTAGATCAAGCATTGATTGAGCAAATTCATACACTCCCTCAAATTGCTAGTCAGTATTTGCACCCAACTAAAATTCAATTAAGTAAAGTCATTGCAGAAGACTTATTGAAAAAAACAGGTGTAAAAGGACGTATTCATTATAACGTTGGTGGTTCGCAGGCAATTGAAGATTCATTAAAAATTGTTCGTAATTTTTGCAAAGGTAAAAGTCGGATGTTTGCCTTTGAGGGGGGATATCATGGACGAACATTAGGTGCTTCTTCAATTACCTCTAGTTATCGCTATCGTCGTCGTTATGGTCATTTTGGTGATCGTGCACAATTCATTCCTTTTCCATATCCATTTCGTCGTCCTAAAGGTATGACTGCTGAAGAATATGCAGATAAATTAATTGTTGAATTTGCACGTTTATTTGAAAATGAGTATCACGGTGTTTGGGATCCTAAAGTACGTGAAAGCGAATTTTCTGCATTTTATATTGAAACCATTCAGGGAACTGGTGGTTATGTTATTCCACCGAAAAATTTCTATACTGGATTAAAGAAAGTTCTAGATGATCACGGTATTTTATTAGTTATTGATGAAATTCAGATGGGATTTTACCGTACAGGCAAATTATGGTCATTTGAACATTTTAATATTACTCCTGATGTTCTTGTGTTCGGAAAAGCATTAACAAATGGTCTTAATCCACTTGCAGGTTTATGGGCTAAAGAGGAAATGATCAATCCTGAAGTTTTTCCAGTAGGTTCAACACACTCAACATTTGCTTCAAATCCTTTAGGTACGGCTGTGGGCTTAGAAGTTATGAACATGTTGGCTGAAAAAGATTATGAAAAGCAAATCATGGAAAGCGGAGCATATTTTCTTGAAGGCTTAAAAGATTTACAAAAGCGTCATCCTGAAATTGGAGATGTGGATGGTCTCGGTTTGGCTCTTCGTGCAGAGGTCTGTCAGGCGGATGGATTTACACCGAATAAAGAATTATTAGATAAAATGGTCGATATTGGTCTTTCTGGTACACTGGAATACAAAGGTCAAAAATGTGGTTTAGTATTAGATGTTGGTGGTTATTATAAAAATGTAATTACATTTGCACCTTCATTAGAAATTTCACGTGCTGAAATTGATCAAGCAATGGTTCTACTTGATCAGTTGTTTATACGTGCAAAAAAGGAAATTTAGTTTTCTAATGACTAGATTTTTAAATCAATTAGAGCCTCAATCTTTGGTGGATGCATTTTTAAAGCATCCACCACAAGATTTTGAATTATATTTAGAAAAAGAAATTCCTGCATTTACAATGCAATTTAATTTATTAACAACGCTAGATAGTAAATTAAAGAAAAAAATTGAAAACATATATGGTTATAAAAGGTGGAAAAATTTTATCACCTTTCAAACATGTTTTATGGGGACGACTGTTACGGAATACAGTCCATTATGTGCACAAAAAGATATAAATGAAGCAATTCGACTCTTTAAAGAAATAGGTAAGGAGCAGTCATTAACAATTATTAAAGATTTACCCTTAAACTCACCATTGTTGTCTGATCTAGAAAATAAATATAGTCAGAATTTAATTGAGTATGCAAAAAAACAAGGTTTTTTTGTGGTTGAGGGGCAAGCATTAGCTTATGTACCTATTAATTTTATAAATAGAGAAGATTATTTATCTAAATTATCAAAAAGTCGAAGAAAAAATTTAAAACGAAAACTCAAGTGCTTAGATTATTTACGTATTGAGTGGGTGAAAACTGGCACAACAAAATTTCAAAGTGTTGAATTTTGTAAATACTTATATTCACTATATTTTTCTGTTTATCAACAAAGTGAAATTCATTTTGATTTATTAACAATTAATTTCTTTAATGAAATATTGCTAGATGCAGAAAGTGGTGGTTGTGTTGCATTATATTGGTTTGGTGAAGAGCTAGTAGGCTATAACATATGCTATGAATATCAAGATAATTTAATTGATAAATATATTGGTTTTAATTATGAGTTGGCTTTGAAGTTTAATTTATATTTTGTCAGCTGGTTTGTTAATTTAGATTACGCTTTAGAACGAAATTTAAAATACTACATTGCAGGTTGGACAGATCCTGAAGTAAAGGCTCAATTGGGGGCTAAATTTACATTTACAACACATCTAGTATGGGTTAGACAGCCTATTTTGAGGCAAGTACTAAAGCCGATCAAACATATATTTGAAGCAGATAAAAAGTGGTTTCAGTTGAATACTTAAATCATGAGGATGTAGTTAAGATGAATGATCGAAACACAGTCGTATTAAATTTTGATAATTCTACAATGCCTTTTGATGCTTCACTTGTCATTGATTTAGTTGGATGGCAAGAGCGTATTCGCTTTGGATGTTCGTGGAAAAATTTTAAAGCATTATCACAAGAATTGAGTAATAAATTACCAGTATTCCATGAATTAGGTTGTGTGCTTATGGGAAGTGGTGATTATCATCATATTACGCAATTATTGTTGAGCCGAATAAGTGCCCCTATACATTTAATTGTTTGTGATAACCATCCAGATAATATGCGCTATCCATTTGGTATACATTGTGGTTCTTGGGTGTATTGGGCGAGCAGGTTACCTCAAATACAGCGTATTGATGTTATTGGTATTTGTTCATCAGATATTAGTTTAAAGCATGCATGGGAAAACCATTGGTCACCACTAATGAATGGAAAACTTCACTATTGGAGTATTCAGCAAGATGCAACATGGATGAAATGGTTAGGTGCAAAGCATAATTTTCATTATTGTGAATCTGCAGATTCATTGATGCATAGTTTTATAAATGAATTAAATTCTATTGATATTCCATGTTATTTATCCATAGATAAAGATGTATTATCTGAAACTGAGGTTAAAACAAATTGGGATCAAGGACAGTTTTTATTTAAACATTTAAAACAGTTAATTCAAACTTCTCATTTAAAGCTAATTGGTGCCGATATTACAGGGGATGTTTCCGCGTATCAGTACCAAAGTAGGTTTAAACAGTTTTTAAGTGAGTCTGATGGGCAAAATGAGTTAGCGAGTGAACAAATTTACTTATGGCAATTAGATCAGAAAAAAATGAATCATGATCTTGTTAATTTACTGCAAAAATCATTTATTTAAGTGGATCGTATGTCGCATCAATCTGATGCATTAGGGGGAAATCTATATAGTTAAATTAGAACAAATTTATTTAAAAATTTTCAAAAAATTGTAATGCTAGAGTAATAAAAAAAGCAATTGTTTTATCTACATTTTATTGTATATTTTATATAAAAATAACCATAAATTTCATCTTATTCAAGAAATGCAAGTTAATATAATTATTCATCTTAATGATTAATATTTAAGTCATTTCTGGGTAATCAATGACTTTATATGAAAAGGGTACAAAAATGGCGGAGCTAAAAAAAGTATCAGATATTCTTGTTGATGTTTTAGAACAAGCTGGTGTAAAACACTGTTATGGTGTAGTTGGGGATACACTAAATTTTGTAACGGAATCCATTTATCAAAGTTCTATTGAATGGGTTCATATGAGACATGAAGAAGCAGGGGCATTTGCAGCAGGTGCAGAAGCTTTTGTTGCAGATCGTTTAACTGCATGTGCAGGTTCTTGTGGTCCAGGTAGTTTACATTTTATTAATGGAATATTTGAAGCACATCGAAATAATGCACCTGTCATTTTAATTGCGAGTCAATTAGCAAGTGAAAACTTGGGAACAGGATTTCCCCAAGAGGTTGATGTTGTATCTATTTATAAAGAATGTTCTGTATTTTGTCAGCAAGTCACAGATCCTAAACAAGCTCGTCGTGTGTTTACGCAAGCTGCACAAGCAGCAATAAATAAAAAAGGTGTTGCAGTTATTGTTCTACCTGTAGATGTGAGTAAAGCAGTTGTTCCTGATAGTGGCGCAATTAAAGTTTGGCAAGCTAAACCAATATTAAGACCAAATGATGATGAATTAAAACATATTGCAGCACTTATTGAACAAGGTAAAAAAATTGGTATTTATGCAGGTATTGGCTGCCAGTATGCACATGATGAGCTGGTACAGTTAGGTGAATTATTGAAGGCACCTATTGCTCATACATCTAGAGCAAAAGATTTTGTTGAATATCAAAATCCCTATAATGTTGGGATGACAGGTATGTTTGGAAATAAAGGTGCTTTTGAAATGATTAAGCACTGTGACACATTGTTATTGCTAGGATGTGGTTTCGCATGGTCACAGTTTTATCCTGAGCAAGCTAAAATTATTCAAATTGATCATGATGCAACACAATTAGGTTTGCGTCATCCAATTGAATATGGTGCAGTTGGAGAAATTAAAGAAACAATTAAAGCACTATTACCGTTACTTAAACCAAGAACTGATCGTGAATTTTTAGAACATCATGTTCGATTATATTGTCACTCTATTCGAAAATTAGACGAACGTGCGGATATTGAAAATACTGGGCCAATTCATCCACAGTATTTGATTGAATTAATTGATAATTATGCAAAAAATGATGCTATATTTACAGCTGATGTCGGTTCGGCAATGGTTTGGATGAGTCGTCATATTCATGTAAATGGTGAGCGTAGAACATTAACAAGCTTAAAACATGGAACCATGGCAAATGCAATGCCGCAAGCTTTAGGCTTACAAAAAGCTTTTCCTGAAAGACAAGTGGTTTCTATTTCAGGCGATGGTGGTCTTACCATGCTTTTAGGTGATTTATTAACGGCTTATCAAGAGAAATTGCCAGTTAAAATATTTGTTCTAAATAATGGCGCACTAGATTTTGTTGAGTTAGAACAAAAAGGGGAAGGTCTAATTAACCGTTATACAGATTTACATAATGGTGATTTAGCAATGATTGCAAAAGGTATGGGGTTTTATGCAGAAACAATTGAGCATGGAAAAGATCTAGATGCCGCTGTAAAAGCATGTTTAGCACACGATGGTCCTGCTTTATTAAGTGTAAAAACAAGCCCTAATGAGTTAATTGTTCCACCAATAATTGAAAGGGAAAATGTGACAAGTATGGCTCTGTATAGTGCAAAAGCAATCCTAGAAGGTCGTTATTCGGATGTTATACACTTGGTTAAAGATAATATTAAGTCATAATTTTGATGAGTGAGTTTGAAACATTAGAATTATTTATTATTAACACATTTTTTTAATATCAAAACAAAGGCAAACAGAGTTTGCCTTTGTTAAATTAGCGATACTTTACATTACCATTCAAAGTTCATACCAACGTTATAACTTGCTTTACCATTATTTGCGATTGTTGCTACCCCAGCTTTGACAGCTACATTTTCTGTAAATCTGTAACCTGAGCCAACTGCAACGGCACCTTTACTGCCGTAGCCTCCCATTGCAACTGTTGCATTAAATTTACCCACACTATATGGTTGAAATAGACCTGCCATAGCAGCAGACATAGCTAGGCCTTCCTGCATTTCCGATTTAAGCTCTCTTAAGTCACGATCTAGACGGTTTAAACTGTTACTTAATTGATCATATCCAGCACCTGAATTACTGCTTTGGAATAGGACATCTGCATAAGCATATGCATTATCAAGTGTTTCTTGTGCTTTCGTATCTGTATATGCATTAGCATTGCTTTCTGCAATTTCTACTTGAGAATTAGTATAATTATTTGCAGTTTCTACAGCAGCATCTGCTTTTTCTTGAGATACAGTATTTAATTGACCTACATTGACAGCATCTGTGTCAGCAACACCAGTTGCAACATTATTGATATTTGAATTAGACATATTAAGTGATGAACTAATTGTTGTACCATTTGGTGCATAAATTAAAATTTTACCGGGATCATCTCCAGTACCATTTAAACCAACACCTAAAGCAGCTCTATTTTCACCAGTAAAAACTGATGTAAAGTCTTCATATAATCCAACTCCTAATTCTCCTCGGCAGTTTGAACTAGTTTGTGTTCCGCCTGAAGTTTCCCCGATCGCTGTATTATTACCAGTACATACACTTACAGAGCCTGCT
It contains:
- a CDS encoding peptidogalycan biosysnthesis protein; protein product: MTRFLNQLEPQSLVDAFLKHPPQDFELYLEKEIPAFTMQFNLLTTLDSKLKKKIENIYGYKRWKNFITFQTCFMGTTVTEYSPLCAQKDINEAIRLFKEIGKEQSLTIIKDLPLNSPLLSDLENKYSQNLIEYAKKQGFFVVEGQALAYVPINFINREDYLSKLSKSRRKNLKRKLKCLDYLRIEWVKTGTTKFQSVEFCKYLYSLYFSVYQQSEIHFDLLTINFFNEILLDAESGGCVALYWFGEELVGYNICYEYQDNLIDKYIGFNYELALKFNLYFVSWFVNLDYALERNLKYYIAGWTDPEVKAQLGAKFTFTTHLVWVRQPILRQVLKPIKHIFEADKKWFQLNT
- a CDS encoding YadA-like family protein → MKKARGLNTIFQLSALSFLLGYSTISIAGSVSVCTGNNTAIGETSGGTQTSSNCRGELGVGLYEDFTSVFTGENRAALGVGLNGTGDDPGKILIYAPNGTTISSSLNMSNSNINNVATGVADTDAVNVGQLNTVSQEKADAAVETANNYTNSQVEIAESNANAYTDTKAQETLDNAYAYADVLFQSSNSGAGYDQLSNSLNRLDRDLRELKSEMQEGLAMSAAMAGLFQPYSVGKFNATVAMGGYGSKGAVAVGSGYRFTENVAVKAGVATIANNGKASYNVGMNFEW
- a CDS encoding MipA/OmpV family protein, which codes for MKDIIKDKIVYLKINIFSFVLVSLIYSISYAKDNPSLSVGGMLDLNISPYQFVEKKYNFGFKPVVFYDDDTFYSEGDEVGVYLYQDDQNEFRINAYYDGLEFVPTDEYQNLNKRKWSILAGASYMRITSYGGFKLQIAKDILSRHNGMVLTTSYLAEIKSNLWTFYPEFGLKRNDQKYNEYYYGIYGGGENNVGNYNPESSVNPYMSLNGIYFVNNKWNIIFGFEFNYLTNQLFESPIVNKRLEYDFSLGALYSF
- a CDS encoding MtnX-like HAD-IB family phosphatase → MLNYDQNIFLSHSIHILCDFDGTISLNDTTDLLLNHYAKEGWEEIENQWENGLIGSQHCMQNQIELLDMSKSEFYNCLDQMELDLSFIELLSFCSDFSIPITIVSDGLDLAIHYLLNKYNIYNVTIVANKLIQRSEKTWSLEFPNASPFCIKENGTCKCKIADQSNKPTIILIGDGRSDFCLAHQVQFIFAKSSLINYCEEQNLPFKPIHQISDSIPQLQKLIHLNMVKA
- a CDS encoding thiamine pyrophosphate-dependent enzyme, with protein sequence MAELKKVSDILVDVLEQAGVKHCYGVVGDTLNFVTESIYQSSIEWVHMRHEEAGAFAAGAEAFVADRLTACAGSCGPGSLHFINGIFEAHRNNAPVILIASQLASENLGTGFPQEVDVVSIYKECSVFCQQVTDPKQARRVFTQAAQAAINKKGVAVIVLPVDVSKAVVPDSGAIKVWQAKPILRPNDDELKHIAALIEQGKKIGIYAGIGCQYAHDELVQLGELLKAPIAHTSRAKDFVEYQNPYNVGMTGMFGNKGAFEMIKHCDTLLLLGCGFAWSQFYPEQAKIIQIDHDATQLGLRHPIEYGAVGEIKETIKALLPLLKPRTDREFLEHHVRLYCHSIRKLDERADIENTGPIHPQYLIELIDNYAKNDAIFTADVGSAMVWMSRHIHVNGERRTLTSLKHGTMANAMPQALGLQKAFPERQVVSISGDGGLTMLLGDLLTAYQEKLPVKIFVLNNGALDFVELEQKGEGLINRYTDLHNGDLAMIAKGMGFYAETIEHGKDLDAAVKACLAHDGPALLSVKTSPNELIVPPIIERENVTSMALYSAKAILEGRYSDVIHLVKDNIKS
- a CDS encoding aspartate aminotransferase family protein gives rise to the protein MSINEKQLLEDEARYCSYGDTVHYVNPPKIFTNCQGSYVYDDAGIEYLDLQMWYSAVNFGYKNPRLDQALIEQIHTLPQIASQYLHPTKIQLSKVIAEDLLKKTGVKGRIHYNVGGSQAIEDSLKIVRNFCKGKSRMFAFEGGYHGRTLGASSITSSYRYRRRYGHFGDRAQFIPFPYPFRRPKGMTAEEYADKLIVEFARLFENEYHGVWDPKVRESEFSAFYIETIQGTGGYVIPPKNFYTGLKKVLDDHGILLVIDEIQMGFYRTGKLWSFEHFNITPDVLVFGKALTNGLNPLAGLWAKEEMINPEVFPVGSTHSTFASNPLGTAVGLEVMNMLAEKDYEKQIMESGAYFLEGLKDLQKRHPEIGDVDGLGLALRAEVCQADGFTPNKELLDKMVDIGLSGTLEYKGQKCGLVLDVGGYYKNVITFAPSLEISRAEIDQAMVLLDQLFIRAKKEI